The Kribbella amoyensis genomic sequence CGCGAGCAGGGCGGCCAGGAGAGTGCCGAAGAAGTAGACCAGGGCAACGATCGCGTGGTGGGGGAGCAGCCGCTCGGTGTCGACCGCGAAGGTGGAGAACGTGGTGAACCCGCCGAGGACGCCGGTCGCGAGGAACGGCCGGAGCAGCGAGTGGGTGCGGGGCGTGATCCGGGCGAGCAGGAGGCCGATCGCGAAACAGCCGGCCACGTTGGTGACGAACGTCGACCAGGGGAACCCGCCCGGACTGTGCGGAATCGCCTCGGCGAGACCGTAGCGGGCCAGCGATCCGGCGATCCCGCCCGCCGCGATCACTCCGAGGATCCGCGGCAGGCCGGGATCAGCGCTCATCAGCGGGATCGTAGCGGTAGTACTCGTGCGCGCCGTGTGCGGTGTCCCGCTCGCCGGACAAGGCGCGGATCACCATCGCGTGCGTGACCACGAGGACCGGGCCGTCGGTGTGCGCGGTGTGCCGGGCGAGGGCGGCGCGGGCGCGTTCGCGGACCTGGGACAGCGGCTCCCACGGTCGCGGGATCCCCTCCGGCCACTCGCCGGCGTACTCCTCGAACTCGGCCTGGGCCGCCCGGACGTCCGCGACCCCGCGCCACCACCCGGTACTGTCCGGCAGCCAGTCGCGGAGCTCGTGGTCGACCCGGACGCCCAGGGCGAGCCGGTGCCCGATGATCGAGGCGCTGTGCAGGGCCCGGGTGAACGGCGAGCTGACCAGGTACGTCGCGCCGATGCCGCCGAGCAGGTCGGCGACCTCTTCGGCCTGCTTCATCCCGGCTGGGCTGAGCGGAGCCATGCCGGCCGCCACGCCGGGCCAGCCGCGGGAGTCCACGGCGTCGTAGTCCGGTGCGCCGTGCCGGACCAGGTAGATGTGGGTCACGGCGTAGTTCTACCGGAGATGCCGAGCACCAGCCCACCCGCGCGCGTGGCTCCCGGGCTCACCAGGCGGCCGCACCGCATGCTGGACCCCGAACAGCGGGTCGTTGTCGGAGTACCGCTCGGCCGACCCACCGTACGGAGGAGCTGCCTCGCCGTCGGCCCGATGCGCTGCCCCATGGTGCGGAACAGGCCGCGGCCCGACCCCAGCCAAGCTGGTCGGCGAACCAGAGCCTGACCGCGGCGCGAACCCGGTAGGAATCGCCTCCGTCGGCCGCGAGCCGGCGTCCTCGAGGCGGGGACCGTGCCCAGCCCGACCAGCGGACACCGGCGGGGCGCCGGCGGCGACGGACGAGGGCGCGGGGCGCGGCGTGAGTGTGGCGGGGACAGAGCGCGGGGTCGGCTCCGACGCCGGAGCTGGGCGCGGCGCGAGGCTCGGCGGGATCGCAGGCGGGGCCGGGCGGGTGGTGGCCGCGGCGGTCTGGCTCGGGGCGAGGCGGGCGGTCAGGGTCCCCAGCGTGGTCGTACCGACTGAGGTGGGAGAGGCCGCCAGCGGGTCGGTCGTTGTCTCCAGCGGGTCTGGCGTGGGGGAGGCGTCGGGATCGAGCCAGTGCACTTCGGTGGCGCCTTGGTGACCATGGACGGCGAGGATGGAGTCCAGGTCGGGCCAGACGGCCGTGGCCGGGTTGCTGCCGCGCCAGCGCAGGGCCACGGAGCCGTCGGTGAAGACGCAGCCTTCGGCGACCACGCCGGTGCCGGAGACGCCGCTCAGGTCGCGGTACCGGACCAGCTCGAACGTCCGCGGCCTCATCTCGGGTCCTCGACCAGGTCGCAGTTGCCTGTTCGTAGCTCGCCCGCCGGACCCGCCACCGTGCTCGACTCCTCGATCGTCGACTGTCGTTGCGACCCTCAACGACGGACCCCGGCCCCTGGTTACTGACCGGAAAGCAGCTGTCTCACACCGCGACCCGAGTTGTCTCACGCCGCATGCAGACCCGCTCGGCCGGGTCGAGCCCGATCGCGGCTTCCGCCGTCAGTACCTCGACCAGGCCCGGCGTCAGCTCGTCTGCCGAGAGCTCGCGGAAGCCCA encodes the following:
- a CDS encoding FluC/FEX family fluoride channel, whose protein sequence is MSADPGLPRILGVIAAGGIAGSLARYGLAEAIPHSPGGFPWSTFVTNVAGCFAIGLLLARITPRTHSLLRPFLATGVLGGFTTFSTFAVDTERLLPHHAIVALVYFFGTLLAALLAAALGDWVASR
- a CDS encoding histidine phosphatase family protein; this encodes MTHIYLVRHGAPDYDAVDSRGWPGVAAGMAPLSPAGMKQAEEVADLLGGIGATYLVSSPFTRALHSASIIGHRLALGVRVDHELRDWLPDSTGWWRGVADVRAAQAEFEEYAGEWPEGIPRPWEPLSQVRERARAALARHTAHTDGPVLVVTHAMVIRALSGERDTAHGAHEYYRYDPADER